The genomic region CCGCTGCCGGGTTCGATCACGCCCGGCCAGCGCGCGATGAACGGGACGCGGTGGCCGCCGTCCCAGGCGTCCGACTTGTAGCCGCGGAAGCCGGCGCTCGGGTGGTGGCCCTGCGCCTCCATCTGGTCCACGCCGATGTAGGGCGCGCAGCCGTTGTCGCTGGTGAAGATGACCAGGGTGTCGCCGGCGACGCCGTGGCGCTCCAGCGAATCGAGCACCTGCCCGAACACGTCGTCGGTCTCCATCACCAGGTCGGCGTACAGATTGTTGAGGCCGCTGGCGCCGATCCATCGCTTGTTGACCGACAGCGGGGTGTGCGGCGAGGTCATCGGCAGGTAGAGGAAGAACGGCTGCCCGGCGGCGGCACGGGCGGCGATGTAGCGGTCGGCGGCGCGGGCGAACGCCGGCAGGAGCTGCTCGAAGTGCCAGTAGGGCATCGCGGGGCCCGGCAGGCTGGCAAGGTTGTCGCCGAGCAGCCGCGCCGGCAGGAACTCGCTCGGCGCGCCGACCGTGGCGTCGTTCTCGATATAGCAATAGGGCGGCCAGTTGGGCACGTCGACCCCGAAGTAGTAGTCGAATCCGCGCGTGGTGGGGCCGCCGGCGATCCGGCGCGCAAAGAATTCGCGCCACCGCGCCCGCTGCCGGTCGGTTACCTCCAGCTCCCCGGAGGCCGGCTGGCCGGCGGCGTGCGGCGGCAGGAAGTCCTCGTCTGCCGCGCTCGGCCAGTTGGCCGATGCCGCGGTCGGCCCGCCCCGCGGCGCGGCATCGAACGGCCAGTCCATGCCCAGGTGCCACTTGCCGATGGCGCCGCAGTGGTAGCCATGGCGCTGC from Spirochaetaceae bacterium harbors:
- a CDS encoding arylsulfatase, which encodes MGSKPNVVYFLVDDMGYGDVSCLNPRGRIATPQFDRLAREGMVCRDAHSSSAVCSPSRYGVLTGRYNWRTTLQRGIVSPYGPPLIDGRRLTVGKLLQRHGYHCGAIGKWHLGMDWPFDAAPRGGPTAASANWPSAADEDFLPPHAAGQPASGELEVTDRQRARWREFFARRIAGGPTTRGFDYYFGVDVPNWPPYCYIENDATVGAPSEFLPARLLGDNLASLPGPAMPYWHFEQLLPAFARAADRYIAARAAAGQPFFLYLPMTSPHTPLSVNKRWIGASGLNNLYADLVMETDDVFGQVLDSLERHGVAGDTLVIFTSDNGCAPYIGVDQMEAQGHHPSAGFRGYKSDAWDGGHRVPFIARWPGVIEPGSGSDRLVCLTDLLATCADFLEDPLPPDCGEDSVSMMPVFEGRDEPIRDHVVHHSISGKFAIRNQRWKLVLCPGSGGWTLDDAAAAGDGLPLVQLYDMRRDPAERRNLHAEHPVVVKEMVAHLKRLVAAGRSTPGPEQNNDAAVDIWKADTLPGVDPAVFDDY